One genomic window of Sphingobacterium oryzagri includes the following:
- a CDS encoding NAD(P)H-binding protein: MRALVIGATGATGKEVVKQLLVDDRFTEVVAFVRRKSFSPHPKLSEIQVDFEKLEAYAAHIYGDVAFSCLGTTLKDAGSKEAQWRVDHDYQLLFAQLCQEHEVRHFILLSAIGVDPNSAIFYNKMKGTLEMEVKALHFNQLSIVQPSLILRPGSNRMGEVIAGKVLGFFNSIGLFKRYAGTSTEKLAEVLIAETNTTQPGVRTLTAEEYLKK; encoded by the coding sequence ATGAGAGCACTTGTTATTGGCGCGACAGGCGCAACGGGAAAAGAAGTCGTTAAACAGTTACTGGTAGATGATCGGTTTACAGAAGTGGTTGCCTTTGTGCGACGCAAAAGCTTCTCGCCGCACCCTAAACTGTCGGAGATTCAGGTAGATTTTGAAAAGCTGGAAGCTTATGCTGCCCATATTTATGGTGATGTGGCCTTCTCCTGTTTGGGCACGACGTTGAAAGATGCGGGAAGCAAAGAGGCGCAATGGCGTGTAGATCACGATTATCAGCTGCTGTTTGCGCAACTTTGTCAGGAACATGAAGTGCGCCACTTTATCCTGTTGTCTGCTATTGGCGTTGACCCTAACTCCGCTATTTTCTATAATAAAATGAAAGGTACGCTAGAGATGGAGGTAAAAGCCCTTCATTTTAATCAATTAAGTATTGTACAACCCAGCTTGATCCTCCGGCCGGGTTCAAACCGAATGGGCGAGGTAATCGCGGGCAAAGTGTTAGGTTTTTTCAATAGTATCGGACTTTTTAAACGCTACGCAGGCACGAGTACGGAAAAACTCGCGGAGGTATTGATCGCAGAAACCAACACGACTCAACCCGGCGTGCGCACGCTCACCGCAGAGGAATACCTGAAAAAATAG
- a CDS encoding ferredoxin--NADP reductase, translating to MYKFEIAEIIHQPNENVTLIFNDLSGSYPKPKAGQFLTLSFTFGEREVRRSYSFSSSPHVNEPLAITVKRVDNGEISRLLHHKSRVGDVVEVLEPQGLFFYEPAPERLRTIFLFAAGVGVTPLYAMLKTALMAETKSKVVLVYSNGSPERTLFFNELHAWQAQFPDRLEIVWIFSNTKNLLNARLNREYLLRIVQQHRLAESEALFFTCGPVFYMDLVRFTLLGLGVPDHDIRKETFHFPEEEEDDDEREEEEVDTTAYNVVLRFQGQAYPLTIPYNKTVLDVGLEQRIKLPYSCKSGMCSTCISQCVSGSVRMDYNEVLTDREVENGRCLICVAHPLEEGTVIDVL from the coding sequence ATGTACAAATTTGAGATTGCAGAGATTATTCACCAGCCCAATGAGAATGTAACCCTAATTTTTAACGATTTATCGGGAAGCTATCCGAAGCCCAAAGCAGGACAATTTTTGACGCTTTCGTTTACCTTTGGCGAGCGTGAAGTTCGCCGATCCTACTCTTTTAGTAGTTCGCCACACGTAAACGAACCGCTTGCGATCACTGTAAAGCGTGTAGATAATGGCGAAATATCGCGACTGTTGCATCATAAATCGCGCGTGGGCGATGTTGTGGAGGTGCTTGAGCCGCAAGGTTTATTTTTCTACGAGCCGGCGCCGGAGCGTTTGCGCACCATTTTCCTGTTTGCGGCAGGTGTGGGCGTTACGCCGTTGTACGCCATGTTGAAGACGGCCTTGATGGCGGAAACAAAGAGTAAGGTGGTGTTGGTGTACAGCAATGGTTCGCCAGAGCGCACGTTATTTTTTAACGAACTGCACGCCTGGCAAGCGCAATTTCCAGATCGTCTGGAGATTGTTTGGATTTTTTCCAACACAAAAAATTTATTAAATGCCCGTTTAAACCGGGAATATTTATTGCGTATCGTGCAGCAGCACCGACTTGCAGAAAGTGAAGCTCTATTCTTCACCTGCGGCCCCGTATTTTATATGGATTTGGTGCGTTTTACCCTCCTTGGTCTGGGGGTGCCCGATCACGATATTCGTAAAGAAACATTTCATTTTCCAGAAGAGGAGGAAGACGATGACGAGCGGGAAGAAGAAGAGGTCGATACGACTGCTTATAACGTCGTGTTGCGTTTTCAAGGACAAGCGTACCCTTTAACAATTCCTTACAATAAAACCGTGCTTGATGTGGGGCTGGAGCAGCGCATAAAATTGCCCTATTCGTGTAAATCGGGTATGTGTAGCACCTGCATATCACAGTGCGTTTCGGGCAGTGTACGGATGGATTATAATGAGGTGCTAACCGACAGAGAAGTAGAAAATGGCCGTTGTTTAATTTGCGTCGCTCATCCGCTGGAAGAAGGCACGGTCATTGATGTGCTTTAA